In the genome of Streptomyces sp. NBC_00259, the window GGCTCTGTTGTTCGCCTTGCTCGACAGCCTCACCAAGAGTGCGGCGGGCCGGTTCCGCGCCGACGGACTCGGCGCACTGGCGCACTGGGAGCCGTACGCACTGCTCGCCGTCGGCGTGACGGCCCTGGTCTTCTCGCAGAGCGCCTACCAGGCCGGTTCCCTGGCCATCAGCCTGCCGATCATCGACACCCTTGAGCCGATCGGCGCCGTGTTGATCGGCGTCGCCGTCTTCGGCGAGCAACTCGCCTCGTCCACGTGGGCCCTGGCGGTGCAGGCTGTGGGAGCGGCCACCGCTGTGCTCGGCATCGTGCTCCTGGACCGGTCGCCCCTGGCACGGACCTGAGACGCTGGAAGGCTTCCCCTCGCAGGCGGGGCCTCCGTCTCCGTCGGGAGAGCCCCACTGCCGCGCTCGCACGCCGATGCCGGGATGCGGCCCCGGGCGACTGCCGCCACGATGAGGGCATGGTTTCCGTGGGTCCTGCGGACCGTTTCGACGCGTTTCGGGCCCTTGCCGACCGGCGCCGGCGGCCTGGAGACCGGCTGATCGAGTCGCTGGCCGAGGCCGGGGCGGGAACGACGGACAGACCCGAGACCCTGGCGCGGATACGGGAGGCGGTCGGGCGAGCGTACGCGAACGGGCACCTCGGTGCGTCCGTGCACGGTACGGACACGACCCTGAACGTCCAGGTGGTGGAGGGAGCCGGTTCGTCGTCGCGCGGCCACGCACAGCCCTGGTCCCCCTCCAGGCTCGCGATCAGGGCCGTGTCCTCACCCGCGACGTACGCCGTCCGGTACGACGTCCTGGACAGCGCGCTGGTCGCCGTGGAGATCAGGCACGGGCGGGCCCGGCTCATCGCCCGAATCAGCGAACAGACAGCCCCCGGCCAGGTCTTCTCCTCCTTCCACTTCCCCGCAAGCGGCGTGAACCGCCTCACCTCCGACCGCGTGGACACCGTCACGTCCTGCCCCGAGTACAAGGTCACGGCGGTCCGCGTGGTCGTACCGTGACCGCGTCCCACCAAGGTGGACCATGAGTACCGGAACCTCCGTACTGACACCCGGTGACAGGGGCCGGGAACCGACGGCCCTCGGCAGCGGAGGCGGCCCGGCGGTGCAGACCTTGCCGACCGGGGGCGTCTTCGCGGCCCTGGGCACCTCGCCGCGAGGGCTGACGGCGGCGGAGGTGGCGGCGCGGCGGGACCGGTTCGGGCCCAACGAACTGCCCTGGGCGGGGCGGAGAGGGCTGTGGCGAGACCTCGTCGGCCAGTTCACCGACCTCTTCGCCGTCGTGCTGCTCGTCGCGTCTGCGGTCACGTTCCTGGCCTACGCGCTCCAGGAGCCACGTGACGTGGGAACCCTGCAGCTGGCCGTGGCCATTCTGGGTGTGGTGCTGCTGAACGCGGCCATCGGCTTCGCGCAGGAGTACTCGGCCGAGCGGACGGCGGAGTCCTTGCAGGCGATGGTGCCGCACACCTGCCGGGTGCTCCGCGACGGGGAGCGCCAGGAGCTGCCCGCGCCCGACCTGGTGCCCGGAGACGTCGTCGTCCTGGAAGCCGGGGACGCTGTGCCGGCGGACTGCCGACTCGTCGACGCGCACGAGGTCTCGGTGAACAACGCGGCCCTGACAGGGGAAAGCGACGCCGTCGGTCGCACCGGCGAACCCGTCGCGAGCAGCCCGGTACTCGAAGCCCGTAACTGCGTCTTCATGGGCACCGATGTGGTGGCGGGCTCCGCGAAGGCAGC includes:
- a CDS encoding molybdopterin dinucleotide binding domain-containing protein, which produces MVSVGPADRFDAFRALADRRRRPGDRLIESLAEAGAGTTDRPETLARIREAVGRAYANGHLGASVHGTDTTLNVQVVEGAGSSSRGHAQPWSPSRLAIRAVSSPATYAVRYDVLDSALVAVEIRHGRARLIARISEQTAPGQVFSSFHFPASGVNRLTSDRVDTVTSCPEYKVTAVRVVVP